The genomic window TTAGTTTGTTTATTTTGATACATAGACTGTTCGCCCTTTTACATCGAAATGGGCTTCTCCTGTTGACTCCACGATTTCAAGTACTTTTGACAGTTTATCAAATCTTGAAACTTTGCCGCTGAAACGCTGGGTGGTTTTTTCACCAACGTAAACAACCTCCAAATTATACCATCGACTTATCATTTTCATGATTGTTTCAATGTGTTCACTTTCGACTACAAATTCATTGTTTTTCCAGGCAACAGCAAGATCGGTATCCGTTTCACCAATCTGTATTTTGCCAGCCACAAGCTTTGCTTGTTGCCCTGGCCTTAGTACTTTAGCATTACCCGATGCAGATAACTTCACACTTCCTTCCAGCAAGGTGGTTTTTTCTACTTCATCATCAGCATAACTGCTGATGTTAAAATGAGTTCCCAATACTTCTACTTCCTGCCGGTCTGTTTTTACAATAAATGGATGTTGCTTATCCTTCGCTACTTCAAAATATCCTTCACCGCTGAGGTTAACCACCCGTTTTCCATTTTCAATGAGGGAGGTGGTATAGGTGAGGCTGGAAGCGGCATTTAAATATACAAGCGATCCGTCTGGCAACCGCACCTGATAGGTTTCGCCGCGGGCCGTAGACAAGGTATTGGAAGCATTTGGATCCGAAACCTTTTCACTAACCTGGTACACCAGTTTGCCGTCGCCTGATTTAGTGATAACTATTCCTGATTCCCTTCCTATTTCACCTTTAGACGCATTCGCTAAGCTGATTTTTTTGCCATTTGCCAGGATAAGTGTAGCGCCAAAATCCCCTGGTTTGATATCATGTACAGTT from Flavobacterium sp. W4I14 includes these protein-coding regions:
- a CDS encoding transmembrane sensor (product_source=KO:K07165; ko=KO:K07165; pfam=PF04773,PF16344; transmembrane_helix_parts=Outside_1_92,TMhelix_93_115,Inside_116_397): MKPSDQLHILFKKYLNNSCGLEETQRLMSYFQLDEDQEVLKDLIIGALEIEDKRYETDPAIAGVLAKVDRDLFVQIHESAQTVPKSKNKTLKLWLQIAAVAAVLAVVYIGVYFFNNQSEKVATVPVTTVHDIKPGDFGATLILANGKKISLANASKGEIGRESGIVITKSGDGKLVYQVSEKVSDPNASNTLSTARGETYQVRLPDGSLVYLNAASSLTYTTSLIENGKRVVNLSGEGYFEVAKDKQHPFIVKTDRQEVEVLGTHFNISSYADDEVEKTTLLEGSVKLSASGNAKVLRPGQQAKLVAGKIQIGETDTDLAVAWKNNEFVVESEHIETIMKMISRWYNLEVVYVGEKTTQRFSGKVSRFDKLSKVLEIVESTGEAHFDVKGRTVYVSK